The genomic segment TTGCCTGCAAATTTGTCTTCTGTCATTACCCTACTGCTCTCTCGCTCGTAGCAAATTTTCAATCACTCTAATGCATGACTAATAAGCATTCACCACAAGTTGGCATCTCTAAATTCTTTCGTCATATATAGCTCACCTTTATTAGCTAAAACAATTATTTGTTGTCAACAATTTCTTCTTAATTGTCTTGatatatatgaaaaagtgccaaaaatgcagtaaatatatgaaatttctGAAGAAAAAATACATGAGCCTTAGTCTATGGAAGTGTGTTCGGGTTGGATTGTCTTTTGAGTTTGGATATTTCGAGTTAATTTCAAAGTCAGATCCAATGGGTTGAGATAATTTTAAATTCGAGTCTTATTAGATTCGGACAGTTTGAGGATTGAAACCATTTCGAATTTAAATGGTTTCAAAATCGAGTAATTTTGGACAAATTTCCAATTATTTTGGAATTTATATGGGTCATAGACATTTTTTGTAGTTTTATGtgtaataaataattacattttttcataataaatgtcaaatcaatattattaattaatttaacaaatttaagataaaatgtaaaaagttagaaattaagaaaattgattcatatttgtataaatataaGTGATATATACtgtatataattttatctatACAATAcactaagtattaaaatttgtttgtgctttctattttcatctttttagACGTTATGACATCTTAACATTATTCTAATGTTAACATTTAACTAATTTCGCTTTTTTGACATTAATGGAAGACAAAAAGTAAGAACGTATTGGCTTGATGaataacataataaatttaattgatcaatttaatttacataacATTAATTAAACTTCAAATATTCAACATTGAAAacatttggaaatagtttattttgtataattatataataattatacataaatattattttttaatttaaggaaCCAAATGTGTATTATTTATCCATTTACTCATTTTAGAAAACCTTATGTAATTACAATTTAAGTTTTTACGGATTTCCATTGAATCAATCTTGAGTTTTGATTTGTTTAGGATTGCCTCGAGGTTCGGGTTCTATTAGTTTCAAGTCTTTGACTTTTTACAATCAATTTGTATCGGATTGACTCATGTCAAGTGGATTTTTTagtttagttaaattttagcATCTTAACaactaataatttataaattagctgtaaaagtataaattagaaaagatttaattattgGAAATCTCTTATCTaaaagatattatttttttcttttaattatgatttagataatcattttttttatatatatttttgtgttCTTATAACATTTGGCAGCTAGCTAGATAATTTGTTGGGGTTTGGATAAgtagaaaacatatttgtatGAGATTCATCCATCCCTGGAAAGTGGAAATACTTGCCTGTTGACCTCTTAATTGATCCGTCTTGTACACGGGGTTGAGAGATAGAATATGGTCTGAGTCAGTCAGTACATATCCCGTCCAGATTTGGTGAATCAACATTTAATAATGCAATGATCTAAACAAAACTGCACGACTTTAATTAATTGCATATGAATTGGATTTGGATGAAAGGGGAAGGTGGTGTTGCTTGCTTCAGCTTCTAACTGTGAATGTTACAGAGAGATGTAGGATTGGATCAACTCCGCAGAACGAGTGGTACTTTTTCAGTCACAAGGACAGGAAGTATCCAACGGGGTCAAGGACGAATAGGGCAACCAATGCAGGGTTTTGGAAAGCAACGGGAAGGGACAAGTGCATTAGGAACACCTACAGGAAGATCGGTATGAGGAAAACCCTTGTTTTCTACAGAGGAAGAGCTCCCCATGGCCAAAAGACTGACTGGATCATGCATGAATACAGACTTGAAGACGGCGACGATCCCCAAGGAAACACCTCTGTTAGTATACAAATTAATATTGTATTAATTCAGTAACTAattaagaagaagaaaatgttttAGATGATTATACTAACATGAATTTGCATGCATGCAATGTGTAGGAGGATGGGTGGGTGGTGTGTAGGGTGTTCAAGAAGAAGAATCTATTCAAGGTTGGGAACAATGGAGGGTCAAGCATTAACTCATCAGATCAACAACTCAACACTTCAAGCAGCAGTCAGCCTCGCTCTTTCATGCACAGATCAAGCGACCAATACCTAGTGCGTCACCAACACCACAACTTTGAATTAAACAAGGCTGAGCTAGCCCGTCACTATCCTCACATGCAAACCCCTCAATATTCTCTTTTCCAACCCCAAACCCTTGTTCAACCCCACAAACCTCTCAACTATGAGTTTGCGGCAGCACCTGCCTCTCTCCCTCCGGACCCTCCCGTAATGATTAAGCAACTCATGTCTAGGGATTGTGAGAGTGGCAGTGAAAGTCTTAGGTACCAAGCTTGTGAGCCTGGTCTAGAGGTTGGGACGTGTGAACCAAGTCAACCAATGGGCGTTCCTGGAAGAGATGAGGGGATGAATGAATGGAGTATGCTTGATCGGCTGGTGAGTGCATCTCATATGGGACATGAAGATTCTTCCAAAGGGGTGAGGTTTGAGGAGACAAATGCAACAGCAGTGCACCCAATGAACCAGCTTTCATTGCGAGGAGAGATGGATTTTTGGGGCTATGGGAAATAGTTTGTGATTTTTGTGGTCTTAGAGAGCTAAATTGGCTCTCATCATATATTCGTTTccaggagaaaaaaaaagaaaagaactaCTTTGATAGTAATATGACTGATTTTTTATGGAATTTGTGATATTATTAAACATTTGTACTTTAAATGGAGTcttattaatgattaattactGGCTTTTGTAAATGTAATACCTCTGCCTTTATATTTTACCCTATaaatttgttgtttgatcacttgaaaaaattcaacattGAAGAATTAAGTGtgttcaaattttatatttcataatttaagttttcaatttatattataaaattgtttAGTATGTtagttgaaaaataaatattgcgaatattttggtaaaaagatatgtgattttatagaaattttataactaacaaggcttaaattttaatagaaATTTAACAAcctaaaaatgtttaaaaaagaCATTTAGGCAGtagtatataaaaataaacacaTATGTGAAATGAAATCATATAAAAGAAGTATACATGTAAGCACCAAATTTTACATATtgaatttgtataattaaGGAATAATTTGGATtgacaaaataagaaaaaaggtaAAGTACACTGACACccttaagttttaaccataaTCCACGTAGGTCTATTAGTATTTGAAATGGACAGTCCTCCTGAAACGTTAAACTGCGGTAGTAGGCAAATGTGAAATGTCTAAAAtacctttcttctttctccactcttttcctttctctcagACCAGCCGATGGTTCTCCTTTACATCGACTATTCACCTCGCAACTGAATCTGATCGTGTACCCTAGATCTCATGCTCCCCTAAGAAGCACCAGATCGACGCTCCCTTCAGGGAGCGCGATATGGCTTGATCTGGCTTATTAACTTAAAGCCACATCAAACCACTTTTGCATATCAAACTTCTAATGCTTTCAAAGAAGTAGCGATCGTAAGGCACCCATGTATTGGGCAATTTATGTTTGGATTTATTACTTCCATAGTTGTTCTTTAGAAGGGTATAGGTGAAGGAGAACTTTACTGTGTTTATGTACCCACAAACCACCTTTATCTAGGTGACATTTTTCTCATTAGctcaagaaaatattttaaggcCTAATTTATCAATTTGAGAAGGAATTTGTATGAAACTCAAACTtaatattaaaactaaaacattCTCTATATATTTGTGgtgatttaaatttttgttcctcttttttcataacaaaaaataGAGCTTTAccgacaaaattttttttatcaataattACAGACAGATTGTCGATAGAAAACTGATGGAGTTGTCTTTGAAGTATTACCGATGAAATACCGATGGAATTTATTGACGAATTGAGTCCTGTCGGTATTCCATTGGTAACACAATGGCGCGAAATGAATGAAAGGCATGCCAAGATTACCAGCCAAGATATTTCGTCTATGCTGTCTACTTGGATGGTTTTCAAGTCGAGGAATAGTGCAAAATCATTCTAGTTTATAGACATATTCCATGCACATTGTATTAATATTTGGTTGGTAACAAGACTTACTTAACCAAATTGTCGCTCCCTATTCAAACTGAAagaaactatatatattgtatGAATTTAAGGTCTTGTTATAGGTTTCCAAAAGCCTACTAATCCCTGATTTATTTATGGGTATAATTTCATAGCACAGTAAATATGATATTGACAAATTTACCATAGAAATTCACAATTCCTTTGAAGTAGGAgcataaaaaattagaaactAACACAATTGTACAGTAATGCAAAAAATCAATGACAACTCAGTTATTGATGGATATATCATTGACCCATTAAATACTGTTTACAATTCAAAATACTGATGATAAGTAAAACAAAGCAACTTTCCTCACCATCTATTCAACTAAACTACTTAACAAAGTTAATCCTTTAAATCGACCCCTAATCCTAATCCATTGCTTAGGAAAACAACAAACCTAGAGATTTAAACATCGGTGGATCCAAATCCCTTAGCACTTCTAGCAATAAAAACTAAATCATCCACTTCCAAAACATGGCATTCAAATAATACGAGAAGGGTGATATTAAACTGAACGAGGAATCGGTCGTGATGAATCCAAAGCTTCAAGAATGATGTGAAACCAGAAATCCCTGATACGGTGGTGAATCGAAGGGAGAGAGATATGAATCCAAAGCACGAAATGGTCGTGCTACAGTAGGCCATATATGACACGGTTGTGTCACGatagggtttagagtttgtgaaacagtatggtgggaatgtgtgacatggcatggtgggaatgtgtgacatgtcatggtgagaatatgtgataCGGCTATGACACGGCatggtttagagtttgtgacacaccatggagggaatatgtgacacgacaaggtgagaatatgtgacacgacTCGGAGAGAATATATGAGATGACATGGTGAGAATAGGTGACATGTTAGTGTAAGAATGTTGCACGCCATGGTGTGCTTATGTGACACACaatggtgagaatatgtgagacGGCATGGTGAGCACATGTGACACGGTTGGGTTCAGaatttgtgacacgccataGAGGGAATTTGTGACATGGTAGGGTTCAGAGTTTATGACACTCCATGGAGGGAATATGTGACATGGCAAGGTGATAATGTGTGAGACGAgatggtgagaatatgtgacatgATTGTGACACGGCAGGGTTTAGAGttggtaacacgccatggtgagaatatgtgagacAGCATGGTAAACATATGTGACACGACTGTCACACgacagggtttagagtttgtgacacgtcatggagggaatctgtgacacagTAGGGTGAAAATGTGTGAGACGgcatggtgagaatatgtgacacgatTGTGACATGGTAGAGTTTAGAGTTCGTGACACACCATAGTGAGAATATATGACACGGCATGGCTTGAACATGTGACACACCATGGGTTgaatatgtgacacgccatggtttgaaatagaaaaaaaatagtggaCAAATAACGAGGAAACCGTTTGGACTTCCactaaatgaatgattataaggccatttcattttaattatatattttttagaacTCGCAAATGTTTGTgtgaaagaacaaagagagttTGATTCATTCCTCAGTCCCAAAGGTACCAAAGTGTTCGACTTCGTTCTTTGCAAGCTTAACAACATCACAACAACAATGTCGGTTATTAGTGAAAAGGTCAGTCAGtctcaaattaaaactttcttttgttcGTTCATTTTTTGTTGGGTTGGTTTGATATGTTCGTGTTTTTTGCAATTGTTATGTTTAAACTGTTTTCTTCCTAGTTTTATGGTGTACCAAAGTTTTAAAAGGGGTCCGTGTCTGCATATCGTGTAACATGAACTACAACATTTGATATGGTGTGTAGTGGGTTAACTGGTTTTTGGGGTTTTTAGCATGTCACGACATTGGGTATTTGAGGGTAGTTCGTGTAACGAGTCAGTAATTACAGTGACTGACGTGTCACCATATTGTGTATTTTAGGGCAATTCGTGTAAGGAGACAGTAATTATAGTGATTGGCATGTCACGACATGCCATGGTTGGCATGTCACCACACTACTTAGCGTTGACGTGTAACAaaatttgacttgatatgcatggcgtgtaacaacatttgacttgatatgcatggcgtgtgacaacattttacttgatatgcatggcttgtgacaacatttgacttgatatgcatggcgtgtaacaacatttatttctttcttcggTATACCTTGTTGCACATTATGTGTTAACTCACTCGTGCATGTGTGCCATGTTTTACAGATGTAGTTTAGACAGTATGAGGATCTTGATAGTTTGCTTATTGTGCCAAGGGAGAAGTGGGTGTTCAAGGTCTCTATTAACACCCACTGTAAGTGGTCGTAACTATATTACATCAATAAGACTCTCCAAGAGAAAGGGGAGTATGATGCAGTCAAGCGTACATACTTCAGAATGCTATTGGACGTATATCCACAAGGCTACTTTTGCACCAGTCTCTTGCATAACATCATGATTCGTCAAATCACTAAGACAGAGTCAATGGACCATGAGCTATGGTTTGCCATTGGCAAGAGCAAGGCGCGTATATCAAAGCAGAAGTTCTACCTTATAACCGGAttgaaattttgttgaatGCTCAATGTGTTCACATGACTATACGAGATTGTTCCTGACGAAATTCATGAGAGATACTGGAACGGGCAGCAGAGCGTTAAGCTGCAGGTGTTGCTTGATATGTTTTATGGAGGTAACTTTAAACAACCAAGAGACGCGACCAAGATGGCACTCGTTTTGATCgcaataacattttatttggtcaagactaCAGTAGACGAGTGACGCCTTGGCTTTTGTCATTGGTGGAGGACATCGACGCTTAGAATGTTTTCCCTGGGGTTACTTTGTTTGGAGGCTGACTGAGGACTACCTATTGAAGGGGTTCGAAGTGCTTGCGTCAAACTTGCATAAGAATAATCATTTACACTACAACATTTACAGATTCGTGTGGGTGATACCGGTACTGTCACGTAACATTTTTCAGTTtccttttgacataataatttatagttGCACTCGTTTATCATTTACGGTCTGATAATGGTTACATTTGACTTGCAGTTCTTGGTAATGGAGGCAATTTCGGCCTTCCAAAAAATAGTTGCCCCCTTTGCTCTGAAGGACAATGTCTACCCACATATGTGCAAATGGCAATGCAATCATTAATCGAAAGACTTCTATAAGGCGGTTGAGAAATTGGAGTCATCTCAACATGTGAGTGAACAACTACTAATTTGTGCTGTGAATTTGTATAATAGTTTTCCCTAAATTTTAATCACAATACCTATTTTGCAGTTGTGGGCACTCAAGACCTTGAAGCCTACCCCAGATGAGGCCAGACAAGAATATTTTGTGGACATTGATGTCCCCTTATCTGAGGGCCACCAGTACGTGCCAACAAGGCACAAGGAGGATCGAGCAGACTAGGGTTTAGGTGCGagggaaaagaggaaaaactTAAAGGATAAAAGAGCCACTGGTGCCATGAAGTGGAGGCGCACCGCTGCTGCTGGAGATAACAAGCTGTCGGGCCTTGAGTTGATGGAGGAAGGGGATGACCATGGCAATGGCAGTGAACAAAGACAGTTCAACGGTTTGTGTTTAACAATTCCATATGTGATCATCGAATAACATATATGTGTTTACAATTGGACCATGTGACGACAGCTCCTCAACCACTGAGAGGTCATCCTCAAACGCATAGTGCTAACATGCCATCGGTAAGATCAATTCTAATGGTTTGTGTTTAGTATTTCCACATATGTTTATCGAGTAACACAGTAATTTCTGTTATTGCAGTTGACGGAGGCGACGACAGCTCTTCAACCACTGATTGGTCATGCTCAACCCCACAATGTTAACGAGCCGTCGGTAAGGATTTTAAAGTTCTAACGATTTACGTTTAACAAttccatatatgattattgaataacatagtaatatatattattgcaATTGACCCATTCAATAAGAGTCAATGATGGAGTAGTCACGAAATGTCAACTGAGACAGATCATGCGCAGGCATAAAAAAGATATGTTGGAGCTGAAGGTTTCAATTCAGTCATTGACTCTCGCAATGTAGACGTTTAAGGATTGTATCGTTGGTCGGATTCTAGATGGCCTGAAATCACGAGTACGTTATTCTATATTCGCTTATATATTGGTGGTTTACGTTTAGCAAGTGTAGTcctattttttattctcaGTTTATAGTTTGTGGTATTTTATGAGCTAACAGATTTTTCCATCTGTCTCATTTTGTAAAGCGGTGCTTCATCTCACGATAATGGTGAGGAccatgatgatgttgatgatggGCAGCATGATGAACCTGGTGTTCACATTCACCATGACGTTGTTAGTGTTGACGGAGAGAATGTAACTCATGTTGATGACTTTCTCAATGATGCTGTGGCAAGGGATGTGACCCTTCAATCAAATGATGCTGAAGGAGACCATGTTCCTGAGGTTAATTCGGTTATCGATGCATCTGCGGGATGAGAAGGGGACCTTCACTTAGTTGAGGTTAAAGCAGACCATTTTCCTCAGGTCGATGCATTAGTCAAGGCAACAACAGGAAGGGATGAGAACCTTGCATCAGTTCAGGTTGAAAGAGACCATCTTCCTTAGGTCGATGCAGTCGCCGAGGTAGCAACAAGAGGGGATGGGAACTTGCATCAGTTCAGGCTGAAGAGGACCATCTTCCTTAAATTACTTTTGAAGGCAGCGAGTCACGGGTGTCGTCACTAAAGCTATCTGACATCCATCATCGTGAAGCACTGAATTTAGACCCAACTGAATGGACACAGTCAAAATGGCCAGTAAATACATAGCAAGCCAGTATATTGACCCGTCAGTGAGACGTTAGGATCTGAAGAACTCAATGGTGGAAGCATACGaagctttcaagaaagacGAGTGTGCGAGGTAAGCTCATAAATAACattgcaaatattgtttttgaatgaaacattaatccaccaagccttttgaaattcattttgTTACATGTGTAGGCGTAACATCGAGATCTTAGGGGATCAAGGGGCTAACTTTCTCACAACATTAGAGGATCCCAAAGAGGAAATGACAAGTGAACAAATAGACTCATGCCTCAACATACTGTGTAAGCGAATGACAAGGTCGAAG from the Theobroma cacao cultivar B97-61/B2 chromosome 8, Criollo_cocoa_genome_V2, whole genome shotgun sequence genome contains:
- the LOC18592780 gene encoding protein BEARSKIN2, whose protein sequence is MGSSNGGVPPGFRFHPTDEELLHYYLKKKVSFQKFDMEVIREVDLNKMEPWELQERCRIGSTPQNEWYFFSHKDRKYPTGSRTNRATNAGFWKATGRDKCIRNTYRKIGMRKTLVFYRGRAPHGQKTDWIMHEYRLEDGDDPQGNTSEDGWVVCRVFKKKNLFKVGNNGGSSINSSDQQLNTSSSSQPRSFMHRSSDQYLVRHQHHNFELNKAELARHYPHMQTPQYSLFQPQTLVQPHKPLNYEFAAAPASLPPDPPVMIKQLMSRDCESGSESLRYQACEPGLEVGTCEPSQPMGVPGRDEGMNEWSMLDRLVSASHMGHEDSSKGVRFEETNATAVHPMNQLSLRGEMDFWGYGK